A window from Sphingobium sp. EM0848 encodes these proteins:
- a CDS encoding Tim44/TimA family putative adaptor protein, whose product MYVIVILAMIAGFLALRLYSVLGKRTGHEQEPALRPADERAKVTIVQPRPAPEMVGDSVRLSDGLIAPGGEAGVRMLIAADRSFDVPQFVEGAKAAYKMVLEAFWRGDRQELEWLCDADVLASFEEAIAAREAEGHVLDNRLVRIEKTQIVDASVNGRIAEISLRFEADIAAVTRDKDGHVVAGSLTDAIGTNDIWTFTRDLRSTDPNWKLSETDEAA is encoded by the coding sequence GTGTACGTGATCGTCATTCTCGCCATGATTGCCGGTTTCCTGGCGCTTCGGCTCTATTCCGTGCTCGGCAAGCGCACGGGGCATGAGCAGGAGCCTGCCCTTCGCCCGGCGGATGAGCGCGCCAAGGTGACGATTGTGCAGCCTCGCCCGGCGCCGGAAATGGTGGGCGATTCGGTGCGCCTGTCCGACGGGCTGATCGCGCCCGGCGGAGAGGCGGGCGTCCGCATGCTGATCGCGGCGGATCGCAGCTTCGACGTGCCCCAGTTCGTGGAAGGCGCCAAGGCGGCTTACAAGATGGTGCTCGAAGCTTTCTGGCGCGGTGATCGGCAGGAGCTGGAATGGCTCTGCGACGCCGATGTTCTGGCCTCCTTCGAGGAAGCCATCGCTGCGCGTGAGGCGGAAGGGCATGTGCTCGACAACCGGCTGGTCCGCATCGAAAAGACGCAGATCGTCGATGCCAGCGTCAATGGCCGGATCGCGGAGATTTCGCTGCGGTTCGAGGCGGATATCGCCGCCGTCACCCGCGATAAGGACGGCCATGTCGTGGCCGGGTCGCTGACCGATGCGATCGGCACCAACGACATCTGGACCTTCACGCGCGACCTGCGCAGCACCGATCCCAACTGGAAGCTCAGCGAGACCGACGAGGCGGCATGA
- a CDS encoding murein transglycosylase A produces the protein MTLRQSGGALAAALLLSACAGGVIPPGASGPAPSRPPHGGEAATRPVPATPRPTLPVTPPTSVTPADTANAVSTGITRGPDIANLIPSGERSRKALQAFRLSCPSLMRRTDQSGLTRGSDWNNACAAASSWPESSANEFFSRYFEAVQVGPGTAFVTGYYEPEIAGSRSRQPGYQVPIYRRPSNLVDVNLGLFSDSLKGKTIRGKVDGSNFVPFDDRSQIVSGALAGQGLELAWAADPVEFFFLQVQGSGRLLLPDGGVMRIGYDGQNGRDYTGIGKLMKDRGLIQAGSMQDIMAYLRAHPAEGAAIMNENKSFVFFRELTGAGPLGAMGVAVTPEATVAADPRYVPMGAPVLLSLDRAEPNGIWIAQDTGGAIKGANRFDSFWGAGSDARSIAGGMSARGSALILLPVGSAARLGQN, from the coding sequence ATGACCCTGCGCCAGTCGGGGGGGGCGCTGGCCGCGGCATTGCTGCTGTCCGCTTGCGCGGGCGGCGTCATTCCGCCGGGCGCGAGTGGTCCGGCCCCTTCGCGCCCACCGCATGGCGGAGAGGCGGCGACCCGCCCCGTTCCTGCCACGCCCCGGCCGACCCTGCCGGTGACGCCACCGACTTCCGTCACACCCGCCGATACCGCCAATGCGGTCAGCACGGGCATTACGCGCGGCCCCGATATCGCCAATCTGATTCCGTCGGGTGAACGATCACGCAAGGCGTTGCAGGCCTTCCGTCTGTCCTGTCCGTCGCTGATGCGGCGTACCGACCAGAGTGGGCTGACCCGTGGGTCCGACTGGAACAATGCCTGCGCCGCCGCGTCGAGCTGGCCCGAAAGCTCGGCCAATGAATTTTTTTCGCGCTATTTCGAAGCGGTGCAGGTGGGTCCCGGCACGGCTTTCGTCACGGGCTATTATGAGCCGGAAATCGCCGGTTCGCGCAGCCGTCAGCCCGGCTATCAGGTGCCGATCTATCGCCGCCCCTCCAATCTGGTCGACGTCAATCTCGGCCTGTTCAGCGACAGCCTGAAGGGCAAGACCATTCGCGGCAAGGTGGACGGCAGCAATTTCGTCCCATTCGACGATCGGTCGCAGATCGTGTCGGGGGCGCTGGCGGGCCAGGGGCTGGAACTGGCCTGGGCAGCGGATCCGGTCGAATTCTTCTTCCTGCAGGTACAGGGCAGCGGCCGGTTGTTGCTGCCCGATGGCGGTGTCATGCGCATCGGCTATGACGGCCAGAATGGGCGGGACTATACCGGCATCGGCAAGCTGATGAAGGATCGTGGCCTGATCCAGGCGGGGTCGATGCAGGACATCATGGCCTATTTGCGCGCGCATCCGGCCGAAGGCGCGGCGATCATGAATGAGAACAAGAGCTTCGTCTTCTTCCGTGAACTGACCGGCGCGGGTCCGCTGGGCGCCATGGGCGTGGCGGTAACGCCCGAGGCGACGGTGGCGGCCGATCCCCGCTATGTGCCGATGGGCGCGCCGGTGCTGCTCTCGCTCGACCGGGCCGAACCCAATGGCATCTGGATCGCGCAGGACACTGGCGGCGCGATCAAGGGCGCCAATCGCTTCGACAGTTTCTGGGGCGCGGGTAGCGATGCGCGCAGCATCGCGGGCGGCATGTCGGCGCGGGGCAGCGCATTGATCCTGCTGCCTGTCGGATCGGCGGCGCGGCTCGGCCAGAACTGA
- a CDS encoding Smr/MutS family protein: MVRRHLSSEEQALWTALTRSVRPLRPGARTPALPAVPVKATNETGLTPMPSSPTPTPPARAPSAVLDSGWERRIRSGNLAPDMAIDLHGHTLAAAHARLNQALAAAWARDVRVLLVVTGKPPKSASSGNGSRRGAIRGEIGHWLETSSFADRIASVRIAHQRHGGDGALYVILRRKK; encoded by the coding sequence ATGGTCCGGCGACATCTCTCCTCTGAAGAACAGGCGCTTTGGACAGCGCTGACGCGGTCTGTGCGGCCGCTGCGGCCCGGTGCGCGGACGCCGGCGCTGCCGGCGGTGCCGGTTAAGGCAACGAACGAAACAGGGTTAACGCCCATGCCGTCCAGCCCCACCCCGACGCCGCCCGCGCGCGCACCCTCCGCTGTGCTGGATTCCGGTTGGGAACGCCGAATCCGTAGCGGAAATCTGGCGCCGGACATGGCGATTGACCTGCACGGCCACACCCTTGCCGCCGCCCATGCGCGGCTTAACCAGGCGCTGGCGGCGGCATGGGCACGCGATGTCCGCGTGCTGCTGGTGGTGACCGGAAAGCCGCCGAAAAGCGCCTCTTCCGGCAATGGATCGCGGCGCGGCGCCATTCGTGGCGAGATCGGTCATTGGCTGGAAACCAGCAGTTTTGCCGACCGCATCGCCAGCGTGCGGATCGCGCATCAGCGCCATGGCGGGGACGGCGCGCTCTACGTCATTTTGCGGCGCAAAAAATAA
- a CDS encoding bifunctional diguanylate cyclase/phosphodiesterase, which yields MQGVTLTSRATAFACAAGALVFILSLVLGQGQATDMAGIGRSLIIAILCGTLSWASARQTTASAIDRATERLLDAAHGDLQSAIPQDIGQELPDLSVAMESLFSQVRTNLDHVQALALFDPVTGLANRTSFCRQVERMLADRSEEGLAALFFIDLDGFKGVNDTLGHAAGDQLLARVAGRLREVAMAQASAGVGDALIGRLAGDEFTLFVPVMADREVAWRIARAIRFALGERFDLGSQHVDLGASIGIACYPEHGDTLPALLRSADIAMYHAKHQGRNRAEMFTAELALEAADRAELERDLLLGLQRDEFLLEFQPQIEIGTGRAVTAEALVRWAHPERDLVMPGSFVSVAEESGAIVALGDWVMSRVCETAARWAQAGVAQRIAINISSRELGQADFFMRLRHAIDAHRTPLTMLELEITESLAMEMKPPIRDQFRALRRDGVRIAIDDFGTGYSNLSRLRDLPVDRVKIDRSLVRDIAVSAEARTICGAVVGLIQGLGMEVVVEGVETEAQMEMLRVIGCSLFQGYHLARPTGEADYLARFAAPMVLPERRSI from the coding sequence ATGCAGGGCGTGACATTGACAAGCCGCGCCACTGCCTTCGCCTGCGCCGCGGGGGCGCTGGTGTTCATTCTCTCGCTGGTCCTTGGCCAGGGGCAGGCGACGGACATGGCGGGCATCGGCCGCTCCCTCATCATCGCGATCCTGTGCGGAACGTTGAGCTGGGCCTCCGCGCGCCAGACCACCGCCAGCGCCATCGACCGCGCGACTGAACGGTTGCTGGACGCCGCCCATGGCGATCTGCAATCGGCCATCCCGCAGGATATCGGACAGGAATTGCCCGATCTGTCCGTGGCGATGGAAAGCCTGTTCAGTCAGGTACGGACCAATCTTGACCATGTGCAGGCACTGGCCCTGTTCGACCCGGTGACGGGTCTGGCCAATCGCACCAGCTTTTGCCGTCAGGTCGAACGCATGTTGGCGGATCGCAGCGAGGAAGGGCTGGCCGCGCTGTTCTTCATCGATCTGGACGGGTTCAAGGGCGTCAACGACACGCTGGGCCATGCGGCAGGCGACCAGTTGCTGGCGCGCGTCGCCGGGCGCCTGCGGGAGGTTGCCATGGCGCAGGCCAGCGCAGGCGTCGGCGATGCCCTGATCGGTCGCCTTGCGGGCGATGAGTTCACCTTGTTCGTGCCCGTCATGGCCGACCGGGAGGTCGCCTGGCGGATCGCCCGTGCCATCCGGTTCGCGCTGGGCGAGCGTTTTGATCTTGGCAGCCAGCATGTCGATCTGGGCGCGTCGATTGGTATTGCCTGCTATCCCGAACATGGCGACACGCTGCCCGCGCTGTTGCGCTCGGCGGATATCGCCATGTATCATGCCAAGCATCAGGGGCGGAACCGGGCCGAAATGTTCACTGCGGAACTGGCGCTGGAAGCCGCCGACCGCGCCGAGTTGGAACGCGATTTGCTGCTGGGACTTCAGCGCGACGAGTTCCTGCTGGAATTTCAGCCGCAGATCGAGATCGGCACGGGGCGCGCCGTCACGGCGGAGGCGTTGGTGCGCTGGGCGCATCCGGAGCGTGATCTGGTGATGCCCGGCTCCTTCGTTTCCGTGGCCGAGGAAAGCGGCGCCATCGTGGCGCTGGGCGACTGGGTGATGAGCCGGGTGTGCGAGACGGCGGCACGCTGGGCGCAGGCGGGTGTTGCCCAGCGCATCGCCATCAATATTTCCTCGCGCGAACTGGGGCAGGCCGATTTCTTCATGCGGCTGCGCCACGCCATCGACGCGCACCGGACGCCGCTGACCATGCTGGAGCTGGAGATCACGGAATCGCTGGCCATGGAGATGAAGCCGCCCATCCGCGACCAGTTCCGCGCGTTGCGAAGGGATGGGGTGCGCATTGCGATTGACGATTTCGGAACGGGCTACTCCAACCTGTCCCGCCTGCGCGATCTGCCGGTGGATCGGGTGAAGATTGACCGCAGTCTGGTGCGCGACATTGCCGTGTCCGCCGAGGCGCGGACGATTTGCGGCGCCGTGGTCGGGCTGATCCAGGGGCTGGGCATGGAGGTGGTGGTCGAGGGTGTGGAAACCGAGGCGCAGATGGAGATGCTCCGCGTCATCGGCTGTTCGCTGTTTCAGGGCTATCATCTGGCGCGGCCCACGGGGGAGGCGGATTATCTCGCCCGTTTCGCCGCGCCCATGGTGCTGCCGGAGCGCCGCTCGATCTAA
- the dapE gene encoding succinyl-diaminopimelate desuccinylase, whose amino-acid sequence MTITSIEADPISLTEKLIAAPSITPATGEVFAVLEAMLKPLGFTVDRFVTGEAPDGPVENLLAWRTTGPGPHFAFAGHLDVVPPGNGWASDPFQPEKRGELLYGRGAVDMKGAIAAYVAALHGLPDNLPGTISLIITGDEEGAAVYGTLALMDRMAAHGLRPDLCLVGEPTSSQRLGDVIKIGRRGSVNMWINVEGVQGHVAYPHLADNPIPRLVRILSAIDAIVLDEGNDWFQASNIEITNLDVGNPTTNVIPAAAQARISIRFNNEHSGAGLVERITAIAAAEGGTVEAKISGEPFLTEPGPLSALVSDAIREVTGVEAELSTTGGTSDARFLSRLCPVVEFGLNNATMHKLDEAVALADLVNLTEIYRLVTTGALKG is encoded by the coding sequence ATGACCATAACCAGCATCGAAGCCGACCCGATCAGCCTGACCGAAAAGCTGATCGCCGCCCCCTCCATCACGCCCGCCACGGGAGAGGTTTTCGCGGTGCTGGAAGCGATGCTGAAACCGCTCGGCTTCACCGTCGACCGCTTCGTGACTGGCGAGGCGCCCGATGGCCCGGTGGAAAACCTCCTCGCATGGCGGACAACCGGCCCCGGTCCCCATTTCGCCTTTGCCGGGCATCTGGATGTAGTGCCGCCGGGCAATGGCTGGGCCAGCGACCCGTTCCAGCCGGAAAAACGCGGCGAACTCCTCTACGGGCGCGGCGCGGTCGACATGAAGGGCGCCATCGCCGCCTATGTCGCGGCGCTCCATGGCCTGCCCGACAATCTGCCCGGCACGATCAGCCTGATCATCACCGGCGATGAGGAAGGCGCGGCGGTGTACGGCACGCTGGCGCTCATGGACCGCATGGCCGCTCACGGCCTGCGCCCCGACCTATGCCTGGTGGGCGAGCCGACCTCTTCCCAGCGACTGGGCGACGTCATCAAGATCGGCCGCCGGGGTTCGGTCAACATGTGGATCAACGTCGAGGGCGTGCAGGGCCACGTCGCCTATCCGCACCTCGCCGACAATCCGATCCCGCGCCTTGTCCGCATCCTTTCCGCTATCGACGCCATCGTGCTGGACGAGGGCAATGACTGGTTCCAGGCCAGCAATATCGAGATCACCAATCTGGATGTCGGCAACCCCACCACCAACGTCATCCCCGCCGCCGCGCAGGCGCGCATCTCGATCCGCTTCAACAATGAGCATAGCGGCGCCGGACTGGTCGAGCGCATCACCGCCATCGCCGCGGCCGAAGGCGGCACGGTGGAAGCGAAGATCAGTGGCGAGCCTTTCCTGACCGAACCCGGCCCCCTGTCCGCTCTGGTCTCAGATGCCATCCGCGAAGTGACGGGCGTGGAGGCGGAACTGTCGACCACCGGCGGCACGTCCGACGCGCGCTTCCTTTCGCGCCTCTGCCCCGTGGTGGAGTTCGGGCTCAACAATGCAACGATGCACAAGCTGGACGAGGCCGTGGCGCTGGCCGACCTTGTCAATCTCACGGAAATCTACCGGCTGGTGACGACAGGCGCCCTCAAGGGCTGA
- a CDS encoding methyltransferase domain-containing protein — translation MTNFKDHFSEGSAGYATHRPTYPMRLIDELAAISPGHGFALDCGCGNGQLSVLLAERFDRVEATDASAAQIAEAQPHPHVHYRTALAEQSGLPDAGVDLITVAQAAHWLDLDAFYAEARRVARPNAVLALITYGLWHVEGDVDPIVQHFYKKVIAPYWPPERRHVEEGYRNLPFPFREITLPPMTIEVAWRLEDVIGYVRTWSAVRAARKALGRTPVESFALNLGEAWGDPDVPRQIIWPLSLRAGRI, via the coding sequence GTGACGAATTTCAAGGACCATTTCTCGGAAGGGTCGGCCGGTTACGCCACCCATCGACCGACCTATCCCATGCGTCTGATCGATGAGCTTGCCGCGATCAGCCCCGGCCATGGGTTCGCACTCGACTGCGGCTGCGGCAACGGCCAGCTTTCGGTGCTGTTGGCCGAGCGTTTCGACAGGGTGGAAGCCACCGACGCCAGCGCTGCCCAGATCGCGGAAGCGCAGCCCCACCCCCACGTCCACTACCGCACCGCCCTTGCGGAACAAAGCGGCCTTCCCGACGCCGGCGTGGACCTCATCACCGTCGCACAGGCCGCCCATTGGCTCGACCTCGACGCCTTCTATGCCGAAGCCCGGCGCGTCGCCCGCCCGAACGCCGTACTGGCGCTCATCACCTACGGCCTCTGGCATGTGGAGGGCGATGTCGACCCCATCGTCCAGCATTTCTACAAGAAGGTTATCGCCCCCTATTGGCCGCCGGAACGCCGCCATGTGGAGGAAGGCTATCGCAACCTGCCCTTTCCCTTCCGCGAGATCACCCTGCCGCCCATGACAATCGAAGTCGCATGGCGGCTGGAGGATGTGATCGGCTATGTCCGCACATGGTCGGCGGTCAGGGCCGCGCGGAAAGCGCTGGGCCGCACCCCCGTGGAAAGCTTCGCCCTGAATCTGGGGGAAGCATGGGGCGATCCCGATGTTCCCCGCCAGATCATCTGGCCCCTCTCCCTCCGCGCAGGCCGCATCTAG
- a CDS encoding MBL fold metallo-hydrolase, producing MFFAVFKDGEGCKSYIIANESCCAAAIIDPALDLVDRYLGEVNKQGLRVRYIIDTHTHADHFSGARALREVLHAPIVMHRFSPAPYVDLHVEDGHSLPLGDMRMHILHTPGHTRDSMAIHVEDRLFTGDTLLIGGTGRSDLPSGDPAQLHDSLFHKLLNLPDDTLIFPAHDYKGRESSTIGQERANNPRLAQTEQAAFVTMMNSLNLSAPTHLTEALRTNMSGGKTVRQLLGEAGARVPFMAMDELLRRLDIRANDFVILDVREKEAFTAGHVPGAIHLPRGQLELRVNDVLPDPSVEVLTVCELGKISTLAAATLHELGFARATALDGGMAAWREKGNPLESAA from the coding sequence ATGTTCTTCGCGGTCTTCAAGGATGGCGAGGGATGCAAATCCTATATCATCGCCAATGAAAGCTGCTGCGCCGCGGCCATCATCGACCCGGCGCTGGATCTGGTCGATCGCTATCTGGGGGAGGTCAACAAACAGGGCCTGCGCGTCCGCTACATTATCGACACGCACACCCATGCCGATCATTTCTCCGGTGCGCGGGCCTTGCGAGAGGTGCTCCACGCTCCCATCGTCATGCATCGCTTCTCGCCCGCCCCCTATGTCGACCTGCATGTCGAGGATGGCCATTCGCTACCCTTGGGCGATATGCGCATGCACATCCTCCACACGCCTGGCCACACCCGCGATTCCATGGCGATCCATGTCGAGGACCGGCTGTTCACCGGCGACACGCTGCTGATCGGCGGCACCGGCCGCAGCGACCTGCCCAGCGGCGACCCCGCGCAACTGCATGACAGCCTGTTCCACAAGCTGCTGAACCTGCCCGACGACACGCTGATCTTCCCCGCCCATGACTATAAGGGCCGCGAAAGCTCCACCATCGGCCAGGAACGGGCCAACAACCCCCGCCTCGCCCAGACCGAACAAGCCGCGTTCGTCACGATGATGAACAGCCTCAACCTTTCCGCCCCCACCCATCTCACCGAAGCGCTGCGCACCAACATGTCGGGTGGCAAAACGGTGCGCCAATTGCTGGGGGAAGCGGGCGCCAGGGTCCCCTTCATGGCGATGGACGAACTGCTTCGCCGCCTCGACATCCGGGCCAATGACTTTGTGATCCTCGACGTGCGGGAAAAGGAGGCCTTTACCGCCGGCCATGTGCCCGGCGCGATCCACCTGCCGCGCGGCCAACTCGAACTGCGCGTCAACGACGTGCTGCCCGACCCCAGCGTCGAAGTGCTGACCGTCTGCGAACTCGGCAAGATCTCGACGCTGGCCGCCGCGACGCTGCACGAACTGGGCTTTGCCCGCGCCACCGCGCTGGACGGCGGCATGGCGGCATGGCGCGAGAAGGGAAATCCTCTCGAAAGCGCGGCGTGA
- a CDS encoding peroxiredoxin, giving the protein MTLSIGSKAPDFIAETTQGPIRFHDWLGDSWGILFSHPKDFTPVCTTELGYLARLEPEFASRNCKVIGLSVDPVGNHERWLADIKAATGGEVAYPIIGDKDLKVAQAYEMLPASAGDSSEGRTAADNQTVRTVYLIGPDKLIKAMLSYPMSSGRNFDEVLRLLDSCQLTAKHKVATPVNWKWGEDVIIVPSVSDEEAKERFPEGWNSVTPYMRVVPQPQD; this is encoded by the coding sequence ATGACGCTCTCGATCGGCAGCAAGGCCCCCGACTTCATCGCTGAAACCACGCAAGGCCCCATCCGCTTTCACGACTGGCTGGGCGACAGCTGGGGCATCCTTTTCTCTCACCCCAAGGATTTCACGCCCGTCTGCACGACGGAACTGGGCTATCTCGCCCGGCTGGAACCGGAATTCGCCAGCCGCAACTGCAAGGTGATCGGCCTGTCGGTCGACCCGGTGGGCAATCATGAGCGCTGGCTGGCCGACATCAAGGCCGCGACCGGCGGCGAGGTCGCCTACCCCATCATCGGCGACAAGGACCTGAAAGTCGCCCAGGCCTATGAGATGCTGCCCGCCAGCGCCGGCGACAGCTCCGAAGGCCGCACCGCCGCCGACAACCAGACCGTCCGCACCGTCTACCTGATCGGCCCCGACAAGCTCATCAAGGCAATGTTGAGCTATCCCATGAGCAGCGGCCGCAATTTCGACGAGGTGCTGCGCCTGCTCGACAGCTGCCAGCTCACCGCCAAGCACAAGGTCGCGACCCCGGTGAACTGGAAATGGGGCGAGGATGTCATCATCGTCCCCTCCGTCTCCGACGAGGAGGCGAAAGAGCGTTTTCCCGAAGGCTGGAACAGCGTCACCCCCTATATGCGCGTCGTTCCACAGCCGCAGGACTGA
- a CDS encoding dipeptidase, whose amino-acid sequence MIALRHAALPLLLAAAVPAWAATDPYAARIAKILKATPLIDGHNDWPEALAEKAKDKRWTMDLDRLDPAQFHTDITRLRNGRLGGQFWSVWVSADLPELQQVKDTLEQIAFVHGLAVRYPDSFTLATTASQVRAAHRAGRIASMIGVEGGGQIDGSLAVLRAYKDLGAGYLTLTHARTIAWADSATDNPQHDGLTPFGEAVVHELNRLGMLVDLSHVSEGTMLDTLRVSRAPVIFSHSNARALCDTPRNVSDAVLRQVAANGGVIMVNFAPQYVSEARRIWSANRSAEVARNNAPPFGGLHIGDPEGAKAALAAWDKANPAPPVAIADVADHIDHIVQVAGVDHVGIGSDFDGIGALPDGLGGVETYPALLAELMKRGWSDANIARLAGGNILRVMAAVEQVALAMKNEPPGTGSVETLDGRK is encoded by the coding sequence ATGATCGCCCTTCGCCATGCGGCCCTGCCGCTGCTGCTCGCCGCCGCTGTCCCTGCCTGGGCCGCGACCGACCCCTATGCCGCCCGCATCGCGAAGATCCTCAAGGCCACCCCGCTCATCGACGGCCATAATGACTGGCCCGAAGCCCTTGCCGAAAAGGCGAAGGACAAACGCTGGACCATGGACCTCGACCGGCTCGACCCGGCGCAGTTCCACACCGACATCACCCGTCTTCGCAACGGTCGTCTGGGCGGCCAGTTCTGGTCCGTCTGGGTTTCGGCCGACCTGCCCGAACTGCAACAGGTGAAGGACACGCTGGAACAGATCGCCTTCGTCCATGGTCTTGCGGTACGCTATCCCGACAGCTTCACCCTCGCCACCACCGCGAGCCAGGTCCGCGCGGCGCACAGGGCCGGGCGCATAGCCTCCATGATCGGCGTCGAAGGCGGCGGCCAGATCGACGGCAGCCTCGCCGTGCTGCGCGCCTACAAGGATCTGGGCGCCGGCTATCTCACCCTGACCCATGCCCGCACCATCGCCTGGGCCGACAGCGCCACCGACAATCCGCAGCATGACGGCCTCACACCCTTTGGGGAGGCGGTGGTGCATGAACTCAACCGCCTCGGCATGCTGGTGGACCTCTCCCATGTCAGCGAAGGCACGATGCTCGATACCCTGCGCGTCTCCAGAGCTCCTGTGATCTTCTCCCACTCCAACGCCCGTGCGCTTTGCGACACGCCGCGTAACGTATCCGATGCAGTGCTTCGTCAGGTCGCGGCCAATGGCGGCGTCATCATGGTGAACTTCGCCCCGCAATATGTGTCCGAAGCCCGCCGCATCTGGAGCGCCAATCGCAGCGCGGAAGTCGCGCGCAACAACGCCCCGCCCTTTGGCGGCCTGCATATAGGGGACCCGGAAGGCGCCAAAGCAGCCCTTGCCGCCTGGGACAAGGCCAACCCCGCCCCGCCGGTCGCGATCGCTGACGTGGCCGACCATATCGACCATATCGTGCAGGTCGCCGGCGTCGATCATGTTGGCATCGGCAGCGATTTCGACGGCATCGGCGCGCTGCCGGACGGCCTTGGCGGCGTCGAGACCTATCCGGCGTTGCTCGCTGAACTGATGAAGCGCGGCTGGAGCGACGCCAATATCGCCAGGCTCGCCGGCGGCAACATATTGCGCGTCATGGCCGCCGTCGAACAGGTCGCCCTTGCGATGAAGAACGAGCCGCCCGGCACCGGATCGGTGGAAACGCTGGACGGCAGGAAATAA
- a CDS encoding vgr related protein gives MTSRPLTDAEIALARSVFGGAIDYGRVRLHHRKWWPFQPSGVTMAPDGDIWFHPKSDLFCADFCDGPLHLQGHFIHEMTHVWQAQRGGKWYLPLMRHPFCRYSYAIVPDRPFHRYGLEQQAEIVRHAFLLRCGAAVRGKPPLPVYEALLPFASA, from the coding sequence TTGACCAGCCGCCCGCTGACCGATGCGGAGATCGCCCTTGCCCGCTCGGTCTTCGGGGGGGCGATCGACTATGGGCGGGTGCGGCTGCATCACCGGAAATGGTGGCCCTTCCAGCCCAGCGGCGTCACCATGGCGCCCGATGGCGATATCTGGTTCCATCCGAAAAGCGATCTGTTCTGCGCCGATTTCTGCGACGGGCCGCTGCACCTGCAGGGTCATTTCATCCATGAAATGACCCATGTGTGGCAGGCTCAAAGGGGCGGGAAATGGTATCTGCCGCTGATGCGCCACCCTTTCTGCCGTTACAGCTATGCCATCGTGCCGGACCGCCCCTTCCATCGTTATGGCCTCGAACAGCAGGCCGAGATCGTGCGCCATGCCTTTCTGCTGCGCTGCGGCGCAGCAGTCCGGGGGAAGCCGCCCTTGCCGGTCTATGAGGCGCTGCTTCCCTTCGCCTCGGCATAA
- a CDS encoding copper chaperone PCu(A)C, with the protein MRAFLPLIALSGAVALTSCGEPAPTYVDQAWVRLSPNKDTPSAGYFVAHGGDAATQLRGVLTDYALKVEMHESVDQAGKMSMKPLASVDIPAKSTVAFAPGGKHLMIWGVNDTAIGRGKMTLTFLLANGDRLLVDAIIQKPGAAAPAPKPEDHKAH; encoded by the coding sequence ATGCGCGCATTTCTACCCCTGATTGCTCTTTCCGGCGCCGTCGCGCTCACTTCCTGCGGCGAGCCTGCACCCACCTATGTCGATCAGGCATGGGTCCGCCTCAGCCCCAATAAAGATACGCCCTCGGCTGGATATTTCGTCGCCCATGGCGGCGATGCGGCGACGCAGCTGCGCGGCGTACTCACCGATTATGCGCTCAAGGTCGAAATGCATGAGAGCGTGGATCAGGCCGGCAAGATGAGCATGAAGCCGCTCGCCAGCGTCGACATCCCCGCCAAGTCGACCGTCGCCTTCGCGCCGGGCGGCAAGCATCTGATGATCTGGGGCGTGAACGACACGGCGATCGGCCGGGGCAAGATGACGCTGACCTTCCTGCTGGCGAATGGCGACCGCCTGCTGGTCGACGCGATCATCCAGAAACCCGGCGCCGCAGCGCCCGCGCCCAAGCCCGAAGATCACAAGGCGCATTGA